The window GGAGGTCCATGGCGAGAAGCAGGGCCTCCCCATCCGCTCCCTTCACCGTCACGTTAACCAGCTTGGGAAGGCGGCGCTCAGGGTGCCCGTTGAGCTCCACCCCCTCCAGGGAAAACAGGCCCGCCTCGAGGCGCCTCCGCAAGGCCAGAAGCCGGGCGGACTCCTCGGGCAAAAGCCTTAGGGCCTTCTCCAGGGCCACCGCCATCCCCTGGGCCAAAAGGGGGCTTTGCGTCCCCCCCCGCCTTCCCCCCTCCTGCTTGCCGGGAACCAAGGGGAAGAGGTCCACGCCCTGGCGCACCACCAGGGCCCCGATACCCTTGGGCCCATAGAACTTGTGGGCGCTCAAGGAGACCAGGTCCGCCCCCACCTCGTCCACCCGGAAGGGCACCTGTCCGACGGCCTGCACGGCATCGGTGTGGAAGAGGACCCCGTGGGCGTGGGCGATATGGGCCATCTCCCGGATGGGGTAAAGGGTACCCAGCTCGTTGTTGGCGGCCATCACGCTCACCAGGATGGTGTCGGGCCTGAGGGCCTCCTCCACCTGCTCGGGGTAGACCAAACCGAAACGATCGGGCTTGAGCCGGGTCACGGAAAAGCCTAGGCGCTCAAGAAGCCGCAAGGCCCCCAAGACCGCGGAGTGCTCCACCTCCGTGCTCACCACATGCCCCTTCCCCTTGGCCAAGGCCACCCCCAGGAGGGCCAGGGCATCCGCCTCGGAACCCGAACCGGTAAAGACCACCTCCCGGGGGCGCACCCCCAGGAGGCCGGCAATCCGCTCCCGGGCTCCTTCCAGCACCCGTCGGGCCTCCTGGCCAAAGCGGTGGATGCTGTTGGGGTTGCCAAAAACCCCTTCCACTTGGCGCATGGCCTCCTGGACCTCGTTGTCCAGGGGCGTGGTGGCGGCGTAGTCCAGATAGATCTGCAAGGTATCCTCCTCTGCGGCCTTCGGCCCCACGTCCACGGCAAGCCCCCCTTGGGGCGGCCACCAGGGCTAAGCCGAAGCCACCTGGGACTTAACCCGTGGGCTGGAGCTGGATGAGGCGCTTGGCCTCAATGAGCTTCCGCTCCTCAATGAGGTCTTTCAGGGTGGTTCCCCCTAAGACCTGGCGCATGGCCAGGTCCACCCGCTTCCAAAGGAGTTCCGTGGAGCACTGCCCCACCTTGGCGCAGGCCTCGGGGTCCTCAATGCAGGACACGGGCGCCAGGCTTCCCTCCAAGGACTCCACCACCTCCAGGGCGGTCACCTTTTCGGGCGGGCGGGCCAGACGGTACCCCCCCTTGGCCCCCCGCACGGAGCGGATGAACCCCGAGCGCCTGAGCTGGGCGGCGATCTGCTCCAGGTAGTGCTGGCTGATGCCCTGGGCCTCGGCCACCTCCTTGAGGGGCACCGCCTCGGGAGCCCTGAGGCCAATCTCCACCAGAGCCCTCAGGCCGTACTGGGCCTTCGTGGACACCCACATGCCCCCAGTATACCGCAAAGGCCTCATTTCCCCCCGGAAAACACGGTTTTCACAAAGGCCAGGCCGAACAGGGCCGCCTGCAACAGCACGATGCTGGCCCCGCTGGGCCAGTCCAGGAGGAAGGAGAGAAAGAGGCCCAGGACCGTGGACAGGACCGACAGCGCTAGGGAGAGGAGGGTAAGCCCAGCAAAGGTGGGGCTTAGGAGCCTGGCCACCGCCCCGGGGATCACCAAAAAGGCCGCCACCAGTATGATCCCCACCACCTTCACCGCCAGCACCAGGCTCACGGCGAGGAAGCCGGAGAGGAGGTAGTCGTGGAGGACCACCGGTACCCGGTCGGAAAGGGCCAGCTCCCGGTCAAAGGTGGCGTAGGCCAGGGGCCCCCAGAGGGGCAGGAGGAGCAGGGCCAGGAGCAGGAGGAGGGCCATGGCCCAAAGGTCTGCCGACCCCACAGCCAAAAGGGAGCCAAAGAGGTAGCCCATGGCATCCCCCACGTACCCCTTGGCCTTGGAGAGGAAGACGGCCCCCAGGGCCACCGAAAGGGCAAAGAAGACCCCGATGGCGGTGTCCTCGGAGAGCTCGGTCTTCTCCTTCACCAAGGTGATGGCCATGGCCACCAAGAAGGTGAAGGGCAGGGCAAACCAAAGGGGTTCTCCCCTTAGGAAAAGCCCCAAGGCCACCCCAGCAAAGGCGGCATGGGCCAGCCCATCCCCCAGGAAGGAAAGCCGCCTTTGCACCACGAAGGGGGAAAGGAATCCGGAAAGAAGACTCACCAGAAGCCCTGCGCAAAGGGCCCGCTGGAAAAAGGGATAACCCAAAGCCTCAAGCATGCCCACCCCCCAGGTATAGCCCGTGGGCATGACCCAGGTGGCCGAAGGCCTGGCGTAGGCAGGCCTCGGTGAGGGCCTTCTCAGGAGGTCCAAACCCCACCACACGACGGTTCATCACCAGCACGTGGCTGGCGTGGTGGGCCGCCTCCCAGTCGTGGGTGATCATGAGCACCGTGGCCCCTGACTCCTGCTGGTAGGCCTCCAGGTACCGGTACAGGTCCACCTCCCCCACCCGGTCCACCCCGGTGGCGGGCTCGTCCAGAAGGAGGATTTTGGGCCTACGGATCAGGGCCCGGGCCAGATAGACCCGCTGGAGCTGCCCCCCGGAAAGCTTTCCCAGGGGGCGGAAGGCCAGCTCCTCGGCCCCCACCCGCCTTAGGGCAGAACGCGCCTCCTCCCGTTCCCTAGGGGAAAGACGGAAAGGCCAGCGCCGTCTAAGGCCCGTGGCCACCAACTCCAAGGCCAGGGCGGGGAAGGTGCGGTCAAAGGTTTTGATCTGGGGCACGTAGCCGAACCACAAAGGATCGGTTTCCGCTAGGGGGCGCCCCAGGACCCGAACCTCACCCCGGAAGGGCACCAGGCCCAGGATGGCCTTCAAAAGGGTGCTCTTCCCCGCCCCATTGGGGCCCACAATGGCCACGAAGGCCCCTTGGGGCACGTCCAGGGTGACGCCCTCCAGGGCCTGGAACTCCCCGAAGCGCACCGATAGGTTACGCACCTCGAGGGCCAACACGCAATAACGCTAGTCCATTCTCAACTAACCCGTCAAGCCCCGCCCCACCGGACCCAGGCCCATGAAAGCCCTAAAAGCTGTGCTCCTCCCCTGGGAAAACCCCTTCCCGCACCTCCTGGACGAATCGGGATAGGGCCTCGTGGAAAAGCCTTCCCCCCTCCAGGTACCGCTTCACGAACCGGGGCTTGAACTCCCCATAAAGCCCCACCACGTCGTGAAAGACCAAAACCTGGGCGTCCGTGTAAGGCCCGGCCCCAATGCCGATGGTGTGGACGGATAGTCTCTCCGTGACCTCCTTGGTCAGACCCGTGGGCACCATCTCCAGCACCACCCCGTAGGCCCCCGCCTCCTCCAGGGCCAAGGCCCCCCTAAGGATGCGCTCGGCCTCTTCAGGACGCTTCCCCTGAAGCCTGTATCCCCCAAGCTGGCTGGCCGTCTGGGGGGTAAGGCCCACGTGGCCCAAAACCGGAACCCCCGCCCGGGTGAGGCCCAAGACGATCCCCGCCACCTCCTCCCCACCCTCCAGCTTCACCGCATCCGCCCCGCCTTCCTTCATAAGCCTTTCCGCGGAAGCCAGCGCCCGGTCTAAGGTGGCGTAGGAAAGATAGGGTAGGTCCGCCACCAAGAAGGTATCCGGGGCGCCCCGCCTGGCCGCCTTGGTGTGGTGGAGCATCTCCTCCAGGGTGACGGGAACCGTGGAGGGGTAGCCCAGCACCACCATGCCCAGGGAATCCCCCACCAAGATGGCGTCCACCCCCGCGCTTTCCGCTAGGCGGGCTGTGGGGTAGTCATAAGCGGTGAGGTAGACGAGCCTTTGGCCCTTCGCATGGCGAAAGTCTTTTACCGTCCGGCGCACGGGAAGAGGCTATCATGAAAGGGCGTGGACGTGCACCCGGACCTCGCCCTAAGGCCCAAGACCCTGGACGAGTACATCG of the Thermus albus genome contains:
- a CDS encoding cysteine desulfurase family protein; its protein translation is MDVGPKAAEEDTLQIYLDYAATTPLDNEVQEAMRQVEGVFGNPNSIHRFGQEARRVLEGARERIAGLLGVRPREVVFTGSGSEADALALLGVALAKGKGHVVSTEVEHSAVLGALRLLERLGFSVTRLKPDRFGLVYPEQVEEALRPDTILVSVMAANNELGTLYPIREMAHIAHAHGVLFHTDAVQAVGQVPFRVDEVGADLVSLSAHKFYGPKGIGALVVRQGVDLFPLVPGKQEGGRRGGTQSPLLAQGMAVALEKALRLLPEESARLLALRRRLEAGLFSLEGVELNGHPERRLPKLVNVTVKGADGEALLLAMDLLGVAVSSGSACSAGSLEPSHVLLAIGRSPKEARASLRFSLGRYTTEAEVDRAVEVFREAVVRARG
- a CDS encoding RrF2 family transcriptional regulator; the protein is MWVSTKAQYGLRALVEIGLRAPEAVPLKEVAEAQGISQHYLEQIAAQLRRSGFIRSVRGAKGGYRLARPPEKVTALEVVESLEGSLAPVSCIEDPEACAKVGQCSTELLWKRVDLAMRQVLGGTTLKDLIEERKLIEAKRLIQLQPTG
- a CDS encoding metal ABC transporter ATP-binding protein, with translation MLALEVRNLSVRFGEFQALEGVTLDVPQGAFVAIVGPNGAGKSTLLKAILGLVPFRGEVRVLGRPLAETDPLWFGYVPQIKTFDRTFPALALELVATGLRRRWPFRLSPREREEARSALRRVGAEELAFRPLGKLSGGQLQRVYLARALIRRPKILLLDEPATGVDRVGEVDLYRYLEAYQQESGATVLMITHDWEAAHHASHVLVMNRRVVGFGPPEKALTEACLRQAFGHLGHAHGLYLGGGHA
- the panB gene encoding 3-methyl-2-oxobutanoate hydroxymethyltransferase produces the protein MRRTVKDFRHAKGQRLVYLTAYDYPTARLAESAGVDAILVGDSLGMVVLGYPSTVPVTLEEMLHHTKAARRGAPDTFLVADLPYLSYATLDRALASAERLMKEGGADAVKLEGGEEVAGIVLGLTRAGVPVLGHVGLTPQTASQLGGYRLQGKRPEEAERILRGALALEEAGAYGVVLEMVPTGLTKEVTERLSVHTIGIGAGPYTDAQVLVFHDVVGLYGEFKPRFVKRYLEGGRLFHEALSRFVQEVREGVFPGEEHSF
- a CDS encoding metal ABC transporter permease, whose protein sequence is MLEALGYPFFQRALCAGLLVSLLSGFLSPFVVQRRLSFLGDGLAHAAFAGVALGLFLRGEPLWFALPFTFLVAMAITLVKEKTELSEDTAIGVFFALSVALGAVFLSKAKGYVGDAMGYLFGSLLAVGSADLWAMALLLLLALLLLPLWGPLAYATFDRELALSDRVPVVLHDYLLSGFLAVSLVLAVKVVGIILVAAFLVIPGAVARLLSPTFAGLTLLSLALSVLSTVLGLFLSFLLDWPSGASIVLLQAALFGLAFVKTVFSGGK